From one Flavobacterium sp. N502536 genomic stretch:
- the rpmC gene encoding 50S ribosomal protein L29 encodes MKQSEIKDLSAAELQEKLSQTKKIYADLKMAHAISPIENPLQIRSVRRTVARLATELTKRELQ; translated from the coding sequence ATGAAACAATCAGAAATAAAAGATCTTTCTGCAGCGGAGTTGCAAGAAAAACTTAGTCAAACTAAGAAAATATATGCTGACCTAAAAATGGCTCACGCTATTTCTCCAATTGAGAACCCACTTCAAATTAGAAGTGTAAGAAGAACAGTTGCAAGATTGGCTACAGAGTTAACTAAAAGAGAGTTACAATAA
- the rplP gene encoding 50S ribosomal protein L16: protein MLQPKRTKYRKVQKGKMKGNSQRGHELSNGMFGIKSVHEDGMFLTSRQIEAARIAATRFMKREGQLWIKIFPDKPITKKPLEVRMGKGKGAVEYWAAVVKPGRIMFEVGGVPLSVAKEALRLAAQKLPVKTKFVVARDFEA, encoded by the coding sequence ATGTTACAGCCTAAAAGAACAAAATACCGTAAGGTACAAAAAGGTAAAATGAAAGGTAACTCTCAAAGAGGGCATGAACTTTCTAATGGAATGTTTGGTATTAAATCTGTACATGAAGATGGAATGTTCTTAACCTCTCGTCAAATCGAAGCTGCGCGTATCGCTGCAACTCGTTTCATGAAGAGAGAAGGACAATTATGGATCAAAATATTTCCAGACAAACCAATTACTAAGAAGCCTCTTGAGGTACGTATGGGTAAAGGTAAAGGTGCCGTTGAATATTGGGCTGCCGTTGTTAAACCCGGAAGAATTATGTTTGAAGTTGGAGGAGTTCCTTTATCAGTTGCAAAAGAGGCGTTACGTCTTGCAGCTCAAAAGCTTCCAGTAAAAACTAAATTCGTCGTTGCTAGAGATTTCGAAGCATAA
- the rpsC gene encoding 30S ribosomal protein S3, whose amino-acid sequence MGQKTNPIGNRLGIIRGWDSNWYGGNDYGDKLAEDHKIRKYIHARLSKASVSKVIIERTLKLVTVTITTARPGIIIGKGGQEVDKLKEELKKVTDKEVQINIFEIKRPELDAYLVATSIARQIESRISYRRAIKMAIAASMRMNAEGIKVLISGRLNGAEMARSEGFKEGRIPLSTFRADIDYALAEAHTTYGRMGIKVWIMKGEVYGKRDLSPLAGMDKKQSGTGGGKGGDAPRGKSNFNKGGKPDARKRK is encoded by the coding sequence ATGGGACAAAAGACAAATCCAATTGGAAATAGACTTGGTATCATCAGAGGGTGGGACTCAAACTGGTATGGTGGAAATGATTACGGTGATAAATTAGCCGAAGATCACAAAATCAGAAAGTATATCCACGCTCGTTTATCAAAAGCTAGTGTATCTAAAGTAATCATCGAGAGAACTTTGAAACTTGTAACCGTTACTATCACTACTGCTAGACCTGGTATCATTATCGGAAAAGGTGGACAAGAGGTAGACAAGTTGAAAGAAGAACTTAAGAAAGTTACTGACAAAGAGGTTCAAATCAACATCTTTGAAATTAAAAGACCTGAGTTAGATGCTTATCTTGTGGCGACAAGCATCGCTCGTCAAATCGAAAGCCGTATTTCTTACAGACGTGCAATCAAAATGGCTATTGCTGCTTCTATGCGTATGAACGCTGAAGGTATCAAAGTTTTGATTTCTGGTCGTTTGAATGGTGCTGAGATGGCGCGTTCAGAAGGTTTCAAAGAAGGTAGAATTCCTCTATCAACTTTCAGAGCTGATATTGATTATGCTTTGGCTGAAGCTCACACTACTTACGGTAGAATGGGTATCAAAGTATGGATCATGAAAGGTGAAGTTTATGGAAAGAGAGATCTTTCTCCGCTTGCAGGAATGGATAAAAAACAATCTGGAACTGGTGGTGGTAAAGGTGGAGATGCCCCTAGAGGTAAATCTAACTTTAATAAAGGTGGAAAACCAGACGCTCGTAAAAGAAAGTAA
- the rplV gene encoding 50S ribosomal protein L22, producing MGVRKRETADARKEANKSIAFAKLNNCPTSPRKMRLVADLVRGQKVERALNILRFSSKEASRKLEKLLLSAINNWEQKNSEGNLEEAGLFVKEIRVDGGMMLKRLRPAPQGRAHRIRKRSNHVTIVLGAINNTQSNS from the coding sequence ATGGGAGTTCGTAAAAGAGAAACAGCAGATGCGAGAAAAGAGGCTAATAAGTCTATTGCTTTCGCAAAATTGAATAACTGCCCTACTTCACCTAGAAAAATGCGCTTAGTAGCGGACTTGGTAAGAGGTCAGAAGGTAGAAAGAGCACTTAACATCTTAAGATTCAGTTCTAAAGAAGCTTCAAGAAAACTAGAAAAACTATTATTATCTGCAATCAACAACTGGGAGCAAAAAAATAGTGAAGGTAATTTAGAAGAGGCTGGATTATTTGTTAAAGAGATCAGAGTAGATGGTGGAATGATGTTGAAAAGACTTCGTCCAGCTCCACAAGGTCGTGCACACAGAATAAGAAAACGTTCTAATCACGTAACAATCGTGCTTGGAGCTATCAATAACACACAAAGCAATTCTTAA
- the rpsS gene encoding 30S ribosomal protein S19 → MARSLKKGPFVHYKLDKKVQENIESGKNGVVKTWSRASMITPDFVGQTIAVHNGRQFVPVYVTENMVGHKLGEFSPTRSFRGHAGAKNKGKK, encoded by the coding sequence ATGGCACGTTCATTAAAAAAAGGACCTTTCGTTCATTATAAGTTAGACAAGAAAGTTCAAGAAAACATTGAAAGCGGAAAAAATGGAGTAGTAAAGACTTGGTCTAGAGCTTCCATGATTACTCCAGACTTTGTTGGACAAACAATCGCAGTTCATAACGGTCGTCAATTTGTACCAGTTTACGTAACAGAAAACATGGTAGGTCACAAATTAGGAGAGTTTTCACCAACTAGATCTTTTAGAGGTCATGCTGGAGCAAAAAATAAAGGTAAAAAATAA
- the rplB gene encoding 50S ribosomal protein L2 yields MSVRKLKPITPGQRFRVVNGYDAITTDKPERSLIAPIKNSGGRNSQGKMTMRYTGGGHKQRYRIIDFKRTKDGIPATVKSIEYDPNRTAFIALLAYADGEKTYIIAQNGLKVGQKLVSGPESQPEIGNTLPLSRIPLGTVISCIELRPGQGAVIARSAGTFAQLMARDGKYATIKMPSGETRLILLTCSATIGAVSNSDHQLVVSGKAGRTRWLGRRPRTRPVAMNPVDHPMGGGEGRSSGGHPRSRNGIPAKGYRTRSKKNPSNKYIVERRKK; encoded by the coding sequence ATGTCAGTAAGAAAATTAAAACCTATTACCCCAGGTCAGCGATTTAGAGTTGTGAATGGTTATGACGCCATTACAACTGATAAGCCGGAACGCTCTTTGATAGCGCCGATAAAAAACTCTGGAGGTAGAAATAGTCAAGGAAAGATGACCATGCGTTATACGGGTGGTGGTCACAAGCAGAGATATCGTATTATTGATTTCAAAAGAACTAAAGACGGAATTCCGGCTACTGTGAAATCAATCGAATACGATCCAAATCGTACTGCATTTATCGCTTTATTAGCTTATGCTGATGGTGAGAAAACTTATATTATTGCTCAAAACGGATTGAAAGTTGGTCAGAAATTAGTTTCTGGTCCAGAATCTCAACCTGAAATTGGTAATACATTGCCTTTAAGCAGAATTCCTTTGGGAACTGTAATCTCTTGTATTGAGTTACGTCCAGGTCAAGGTGCGGTAATCGCTCGTTCAGCTGGAACATTTGCTCAGTTAATGGCAAGAGATGGAAAATATGCTACAATTAAAATGCCTTCTGGTGAAACAAGATTGATCTTGTTAACTTGTTCGGCTACAATTGGAGCTGTTTCTAATTCAGACCACCAATTAGTTGTGTCAGGAAAAGCTGGTAGAACAAGATGGTTAGGAAGAAGACCTAGAACAAGACCTGTTGCAATGAACCCTGTTGATCACCCAATGGGTGGTGGAGAAGGACGTTCTTCTGGTGGACATCCACGTTCAAGAAATGGAATACCAGCAAAAGGTTATAGAACTCGTTCTAAGAAAAACCCGAGTAACAAGTATATCGTAGAACGTAGAAAGAAATAA
- the rplW gene encoding 50S ribosomal protein L23: MSIIIRPIVTEKVTKESEVLNRFGFVVDKKANKVQIKKAVEAAYGVTIVSVNTMNVRPDRTTKYTKSGLISGKTNAIKKAIVQVQEGETIDFYNNI; encoded by the coding sequence ATGAGTATCATAATTAGACCTATAGTAACGGAAAAAGTAACCAAAGAAAGTGAAGTTTTAAACCGCTTCGGATTCGTTGTTGACAAAAAAGCAAACAAAGTTCAAATTAAGAAAGCTGTTGAAGCTGCTTATGGAGTAACTATCGTTTCAGTTAACACGATGAACGTAAGACCGGATAGAACTACAAAATACACTAAAAGTGGTTTAATCAGTGGAAAGACAAATGCAATTAAAAAAGCAATTGTACAAGTACAAGAAGGAGAAACAATTGATTTTTACAACAATATCTAA
- the rplD gene encoding 50S ribosomal protein L4, with amino-acid sequence MEVKVLDFNGKDTGRKVQLSDSVFAIEPNNHAVYLDVKQYLANQRQGTHKAKERAEVTGSTRKIKKQKGTGTARAGSIKNPLFKGGGTIFGPRPRSYSFKLNKSLKRLARKSAFSIKAKESNIIVLEDFNFEAPNTKNFINVLKALGLENKKSLFVLGESNKNVYLSSRNLKASNVVTSSELSTYAILNTNNLVLLEGSLELIEENLSK; translated from the coding sequence ATGGAAGTAAAAGTATTAGATTTCAACGGAAAAGATACTGGAAGAAAAGTTCAACTTTCTGATTCAGTATTCGCAATTGAACCAAACAATCACGCTGTATACCTTGATGTTAAGCAATATCTTGCTAATCAAAGACAAGGTACTCACAAAGCTAAAGAAAGAGCTGAAGTGACAGGAAGTACACGTAAGATTAAAAAACAAAAAGGAACTGGTACAGCTCGTGCGGGAAGTATCAAAAATCCATTGTTTAAAGGTGGTGGAACAATTTTCGGACCAAGACCAAGAAGTTATTCATTCAAATTGAATAAAAGCTTGAAAAGATTGGCAAGAAAATCAGCTTTCTCAATCAAAGCAAAAGAGTCGAATATCATCGTTCTTGAAGACTTTAATTTTGAAGCGCCAAACACTAAAAATTTCATTAACGTTTTGAAAGCTTTAGGGTTAGAGAATAAAAAATCCTTATTTGTGTTGGGTGAGTCGAATAAAAATGTATATTTGTCGTCACGCAATTTAAAGGCTTCTAATGTCGTAACTAGCTCAGAATTAAGCACTTACGCTATTTTGAACACTAACAATTTAGTGCTTTTAGAAGGTTCTTTGGAGTTAATTGAAGAAAATTTAAGTAAATAA
- the rplC gene encoding 50S ribosomal protein L3, protein MSGLIGKKIGMTSIFDENGKNIPCTVIEAGPCVVTQVRTKGVDGYEALQLGFDDKNEKHSTKAALGHFKKAGTVAKKKVVEFQDFATEQKLGDLIDVSIFAEGEFVDVQGVSKGKGFQGVVKRHGFGGVGQATHGQHNRLRAPGSVGASSYPSRVFKGMRMAGRMGGDNVKVQNLRVLKVVAEKNLLVIKGCVPGHKNSYVIIQK, encoded by the coding sequence ATGTCTGGGTTAATTGGTAAAAAAATCGGCATGACTAGTATTTTCGACGAAAACGGGAAAAACATTCCTTGTACAGTAATCGAGGCTGGGCCGTGTGTTGTTACCCAAGTCAGAACCAAAGGTGTTGACGGGTACGAAGCGTTGCAACTTGGTTTCGATGACAAAAACGAGAAACATTCCACTAAAGCGGCTTTAGGTCACTTTAAAAAAGCTGGAACTGTTGCTAAGAAAAAAGTCGTTGAATTTCAAGATTTTGCAACTGAACAAAAATTAGGGGATCTTATTGATGTTTCTATTTTTGCTGAAGGAGAATTTGTAGATGTACAAGGTGTATCTAAAGGTAAAGGTTTTCAAGGGGTTGTTAAACGTCACGGTTTTGGTGGTGTTGGACAAGCAACTCACGGTCAACACAACCGTTTAAGAGCGCCAGGTTCTGTAGGAGCATCTTCTTATCCATCTAGAGTATTCAAAGGAATGCGTATGGCTGGAAGAATGGGAGGAGACAATGTAAAAGTTCAAAACCTTAGAGTTTTAAAAGTAGTGGCTGAAAAGAACCTACTTGTTATTAAAGGATGTGTTCCTGGACATAAAAACTCTTATGTAATCATTCAGAAGTAA
- the rpsJ gene encoding 30S ribosomal protein S10 translates to MSQKIRIKLKSYDHMLVDKSAEKIVKTVKTTGAVVTGPIPLPTHKKLFTVLRSPHVNKKAREQFEVMSYKRLIDIYSSSSKTIDALMKLELPSGVEVEIKV, encoded by the coding sequence ATGAGTCAAAAAATCAGAATAAAACTAAAATCTTACGATCACATGTTGGTAGATAAATCTGCTGAAAAGATCGTAAAAACAGTAAAAACTACTGGAGCAGTTGTAACAGGTCCAATTCCGTTACCAACTCACAAAAAACTTTTCACTGTATTGCGTTCTCCGCACGTTAACAAAAAAGCGAGAGAGCAATTTGAAGTAATGTCATACAAGAGATTGATTGATATTTATTCATCTTCATCTAAAACTATTGATGCATTAATGAAACTTGAATTGCCAAGTGGAGTTGAAGTAGAGATAAAAGTATAA
- the fusA gene encoding elongation factor G has protein sequence MARDLKYTRNIGIAAHIDAGKTTTTERILFYTGKSHKIGEVHDGAATMDWMAQEQERGITITSAATTCEWNFPTEQGKLLPESLPYHFNIIDTPGHVDFTVEVNRSLRVLDGLVFLFSAVDGVEPQSETNWRLADQYRVPRMGFVNKMDRQGSNFLGVCQQVRDMLKSNAVAITLPIGEENDFKGVVDLVKNQAIIWHDATQGATFDIVEIPADMVAEVKEYRSILIEAVADYDENLLEKFMEDENSITEEEINNALRAATMDMAIIPMIAGSSFKNKGVQFMLDAVCKYLPSPMDKEGIEGIHPDDAELLEEDQTKILRRPDVKEPFAALAFKIATDPFVGRLAFFRAYSGRLDAGSYVLNTRSGSKERISRIYQMHANKQNPIEYIEAGDIGAAVGFKDIKTGDTLCDEKHPIILESMKFPAPVIGIAIEPKTKADVDKMGMALAKLAEEDPTFTVRTDEASGQTIISGMGELHLDILVDRMKREFKVEVNQGEPQVEYKEAFTRTATHRETYKKQSGGRGKFGDIVFTLEPAEEVDGKVPVGLQFINAVKGGNVPKEYIPSVEKGFREAMKTGPLAGYQVDSLKVTLTDGSFHPVDSDALSFELAARMGYREVAKAAGAIILEPIMKMEVITPEENMGDIVGDINRRRGQVNDMGDRNGAKTIKADVPLSEMFGYVTTLRTLSSGRATSTMEFSHYAETPSNISEAVIKKAKGNA, from the coding sequence ATGGCTAGAGATTTAAAATATACAAGAAATATCGGAATTGCTGCTCACATTGATGCTGGTAAAACAACAACAACTGAGCGTATCCTTTTTTATACTGGAAAGTCACATAAAATTGGTGAAGTACACGATGGTGCTGCAACAATGGACTGGATGGCTCAAGAGCAAGAAAGAGGTATTACAATTACTTCAGCTGCAACAACTTGTGAGTGGAATTTTCCAACTGAGCAAGGAAAACTTTTGCCTGAATCATTGCCATACCACTTTAATATTATTGATACTCCTGGACACGTTGACTTTACTGTAGAGGTAAACCGTTCTTTACGTGTACTTGATGGATTAGTTTTCTTATTTAGTGCTGTTGATGGTGTTGAGCCTCAGTCAGAAACTAACTGGAGACTTGCTGATCAGTACAGAGTTCCACGTATGGGATTTGTTAACAAAATGGACCGTCAAGGATCTAACTTCTTAGGAGTTTGTCAACAGGTTCGTGATATGTTGAAATCAAATGCTGTTGCGATCACTTTGCCAATTGGTGAAGAAAATGATTTCAAAGGTGTTGTAGATTTAGTAAAAAACCAAGCTATCATTTGGCATGATGCAACTCAAGGGGCGACTTTTGATATTGTTGAAATTCCTGCTGATATGGTTGCAGAGGTTAAAGAATACAGATCTATTCTTATTGAAGCGGTTGCTGATTACGATGAAAACCTTTTAGAGAAATTCATGGAAGATGAGAACTCTATTACTGAGGAAGAAATCAACAACGCTTTAAGAGCTGCTACTATGGATATGGCTATCATCCCGATGATCGCTGGTTCTTCTTTCAAAAACAAAGGAGTTCAATTCATGTTAGATGCAGTTTGTAAATATTTACCTTCTCCAATGGATAAGGAAGGTATCGAAGGAATTCACCCTGATGATGCTGAATTATTAGAAGAAGATCAAACTAAAATCTTACGTCGTCCAGACGTAAAAGAGCCGTTCGCTGCTTTGGCATTTAAAATTGCTACTGACCCATTCGTAGGTCGTTTAGCTTTCTTCCGTGCTTATTCTGGACGTTTAGATGCTGGTTCTTATGTTTTGAACACTCGTTCAGGAAGTAAAGAAAGAATCTCTCGTATCTACCAAATGCACGCTAACAAACAAAATCCAATCGAATATATTGAGGCTGGAGATATTGGAGCTGCTGTTGGATTTAAAGATATTAAAACTGGAGATACATTGTGTGATGAAAAACACCCAATCATTCTTGAGTCTATGAAATTCCCTGCACCGGTAATTGGTATTGCAATTGAACCTAAAACTAAAGCTGACGTTGATAAGATGGGTATGGCTTTGGCTAAATTAGCTGAAGAGGATCCAACATTTACAGTTAGAACAGATGAGGCTTCAGGGCAAACTATTATCTCAGGTATGGGTGAGCTTCACTTAGATATCTTAGTAGATCGTATGAAACGTGAATTTAAAGTTGAAGTGAACCAAGGTGAGCCTCAAGTTGAATACAAAGAAGCGTTTACAAGAACTGCAACACACAGAGAGACTTACAAGAAACAATCAGGAGGTCGTGGTAAATTCGGTGATATCGTATTTACACTTGAGCCAGCTGAAGAAGTGGATGGTAAAGTTCCTGTAGGATTACAGTTTATTAATGCAGTAAAAGGTGGTAACGTTCCTAAGGAATATATCCCTTCTGTAGAAAAAGGTTTCCGTGAAGCTATGAAAACTGGTCCATTGGCTGGTTATCAAGTAGATAGTTTAAAAGTAACTTTGACGGACGGATCTTTCCACCCTGTCGATTCTGATGCGCTTTCTTTTGAGTTAGCTGCTAGAATGGGTTATAGAGAAGTAGCTAAAGCTGCTGGTGCTATTATTTTGGAGCCAATCATGAAAATGGAAGTTATTACTCCTGAAGAAAACATGGGAGATATCGTTGGTGATATCAACCGTCGTAGAGGTCAGGTGAATGACATGGGTGACAGAAACGGTGCTAAAACTATTAAAGCTGATGTGCCTTTATCAGAAATGTTTGGTTATGTAACAACATTAAGAACATTATCATCTGGTAGAGCAACTTCAACAATGGAGTTTTCTCACTATGCAGAAACACCTTCTAATATTTCAGAAGCTGTAATTAAAAAAGCAAAAGGTAACGCTTAA
- the rpsG gene encoding 30S ribosomal protein S7 produces the protein MRKRAAKKRPLLPDPRFNDQLVTRFVNNLMWDGKKSTAFKVFYDAIDIIESKKQDSEKSSLEIWKDALTNVMPHVEVRSRRVGGATFQIPMQIRPDRKISMAMKWLILYSRRRNEKSMAQRLASECLAAAKEEGAAVKKRMDTHKMAEANKAFSHFRF, from the coding sequence ATGAGAAAAAGAGCGGCAAAGAAAAGACCACTTTTACCAGACCCGAGGTTTAATGACCAATTGGTAACACGTTTTGTGAACAACTTAATGTGGGACGGTAAGAAATCTACAGCTTTCAAAGTATTTTATGATGCAATTGACATCATTGAGTCTAAAAAGCAAGATTCAGAAAAATCTTCATTAGAAATTTGGAAAGATGCGTTAACAAACGTTATGCCTCACGTAGAAGTACGTAGTCGTAGAGTTGGTGGAGCTACATTTCAAATTCCAATGCAAATTAGACCAGACAGAAAAATTTCTATGGCAATGAAGTGGTTAATACTTTATTCTAGAAGAAGAAATGAAAAATCTATGGCACAACGTTTAGCGTCAGAATGTTTAGCTGCTGCTAAAGAAGAAGGTGCTGCGGTTAAGAAAAGAATGGATACTCACAAGATGGCAGAAGCTAATAAAGCTTTCTCTCACTTTAGATTTTAA
- the rpsL gene encoding 30S ribosomal protein S12 yields the protein MPTIQQLVRTGRTQITKKSKSVALDSCPQRRGVCTRVYTTTPKKPNSAMRKVARVRLTNGNEVNAYIPGEGHNLQEHSIVLVRGGRVKDLPGVRYHIVRGALDTSGVAGRTQRRSKYGAKRPKEAKK from the coding sequence ATGCCAACAATTCAACAATTAGTAAGAACAGGAAGAACTCAGATAACTAAGAAGAGTAAATCGGTTGCTTTAGATTCTTGTCCTCAAAGAAGAGGGGTTTGTACGCGTGTTTACACTACTACACCAAAAAAACCAAACTCTGCAATGCGTAAAGTTGCGCGTGTACGTTTGACAAATGGTAATGAGGTGAATGCTTACATCCCTGGAGAAGGACACAATTTACAAGAGCACTCGATAGTATTAGTTAGAGGTGGAAGGGTAAAAGATTTACCAGGTGTTAGATATCATATCGTTCGTGGAGCGCTTGACACGTCAGGAGTTGCAGGAAGAACGCAAAGAAGATCTAAGTACGGTGCTAAACGCCCAAAAGAAGCAAAAAAGTAA
- a CDS encoding SusC/RagA family TonB-linked outer membrane protein — MKPKFNGFLVLLLVLFAQLTFAQERAVSGTVTDDAGMPLPGVSVLIKGTKTGTQTDFDGKYSIKATTSQILVFSYIGMKTQEIAASSSQVNTKLSGDAQQLEGVVVTTAMGIKREKKSLGYASQQISGKDVNGGAGNANVANLLSGKAAGVEVQRNNNFGGSTNVVIRGNKSLTGNNQALWVIDGVPIDNSNTNVSSQQVGGGGYDYGNNASDINQEDIESINILKGAAATALYGSRAANGVVMVTTKKGKSNDNKIGFSFSSGFTNGSVDKSTFPKYQNRYGSGYGFGSSFLGTGTPDTVDTSNDASDGDAFNNQPVYQWDAFTPFSPNYGKATPWAAAKNGPVTFFNDAHTFVNSIALEKSTERSSLSLSYVNTNQTGILPNSELKKNQISARFSQKVTDKLTANAYAAVTLQSTVGRNSTGYNDNIMSNFRQWWQTNTDVQALKDVYFASGGQNVTWNWADPTDPSGLVPAYWDNPYFTRYQNYSSDDRTRLFSYASLNYEITPWLSALGRVSLDTYKQLQEERRAIGSIASGFGLSPVDESSGYQRNNIDFQEINYDFMLNFNKKIGDNISLNGVIGTNIRRNKRDNVLSSTVGGLVVPGIYALSNSRLDLPFPREAKISSGVNGIYAQASVGYLDTYFVDASIRRDVSSTLPDNNNDYVYPAISGSFLFSNVVKADWLNLGKFRINYAEVGNDADALQLNNTYTRVSNFQGTPLYTNALLLPFRSINKNPNLKPERTKSFEVGLETSLLDRRLGFDVTYYKTNSVDQIVAAAVSSGSGFTNGLVNGGNIENRGFEIQLNGTPIRTKDFTWEIIVNWSNNRSKVITLPNGLDNLQLGAFQGGVTVNAAPEKLTAHLKELTLFTQTVSQQ, encoded by the coding sequence ATGAAACCAAAGTTCAATGGATTTTTAGTACTACTATTAGTGCTATTCGCGCAACTAACCTTTGCGCAGGAAAGAGCCGTTTCGGGGACCGTTACCGATGATGCAGGTATGCCATTACCAGGCGTAAGTGTACTAATCAAGGGAACAAAAACCGGCACACAAACTGATTTTGACGGTAAGTACTCCATCAAAGCAACCACAAGTCAAATTTTAGTATTTAGCTACATCGGCATGAAGACTCAAGAAATTGCCGCGAGCTCATCACAAGTAAACACTAAGTTATCTGGAGATGCCCAACAGCTGGAAGGCGTTGTGGTAACTACAGCGATGGGTATTAAAAGAGAAAAGAAATCTCTTGGATATGCCTCTCAACAAATTTCAGGAAAAGACGTTAATGGCGGAGCCGGAAACGCTAACGTTGCCAACCTCCTATCTGGTAAAGCTGCGGGGGTAGAAGTTCAAAGAAACAACAACTTTGGAGGCTCTACAAACGTTGTAATCAGGGGAAATAAATCACTTACCGGAAACAATCAGGCCCTTTGGGTTATTGATGGGGTGCCAATTGACAACTCTAACACAAACGTTTCTTCACAACAAGTTGGTGGCGGTGGTTACGATTACGGTAACAATGCTTCGGATATCAACCAGGAAGACATCGAAAGCATCAACATTCTTAAAGGAGCTGCTGCAACGGCATTATACGGATCAAGAGCCGCAAATGGTGTTGTAATGGTAACTACCAAAAAAGGAAAATCAAATGACAACAAAATAGGATTTTCTTTCTCAAGCGGATTCACCAATGGAAGTGTTGACAAATCAACTTTTCCTAAATATCAAAACAGATACGGATCCGGATATGGTTTTGGATCGTCATTCTTAGGAACTGGTACACCAGACACCGTTGACACCTCTAATGATGCTTCTGACGGGGACGCGTTCAACAATCAACCCGTGTATCAATGGGATGCTTTCACACCATTTTCTCCAAACTACGGAAAAGCAACACCATGGGCAGCTGCAAAAAATGGCCCTGTAACTTTCTTTAATGATGCTCATACTTTTGTTAATAGTATTGCACTTGAAAAATCAACTGAAAGATCAAGCTTATCTTTAAGCTATGTTAACACTAATCAAACTGGTATTCTTCCAAACAGTGAATTGAAGAAAAATCAAATCAGTGCCAGATTCAGCCAAAAAGTTACTGACAAACTTACTGCCAATGCTTATGCAGCAGTTACACTACAAAGTACTGTAGGTAGAAACTCGACAGGTTACAATGACAATATCATGAGTAACTTCAGACAATGGTGGCAAACTAATACCGATGTTCAGGCTTTAAAAGATGTTTACTTTGCATCAGGCGGACAAAACGTAACCTGGAACTGGGCCGACCCAACAGATCCTTCAGGTTTAGTACCGGCATACTGGGACAACCCATACTTTACCCGCTATCAAAATTATTCTTCTGATGACAGAACACGTTTGTTTAGCTACGCTTCCCTTAACTACGAAATCACTCCATGGTTAAGCGCATTAGGAAGAGTTTCGCTTGATACGTACAAACAACTACAAGAAGAAAGAAGAGCTATTGGATCTATCGCTTCAGGATTTGGTCTTTCACCAGTTGACGAATCATCAGGATACCAAAGAAACAACATCGACTTCCAAGAGATCAATTATGACTTTATGTTAAACTTCAATAAAAAAATTGGAGACAACATTAGCTTAAATGGAGTAATCGGAACAAACATCAGACGTAATAAAAGAGACAATGTACTTTCTTCAACCGTTGGAGGATTAGTAGTTCCTGGAATTTATGCCTTATCAAATTCACGTTTAGACCTTCCATTCCCAAGAGAAGCAAAAATATCTTCAGGTGTTAATGGTATCTATGCTCAGGCATCTGTTGGTTATTTAGACACTTACTTTGTAGATGCTTCTATCAGAAGAGACGTTTCATCTACATTACCAGACAACAACAACGATTATGTTTACCCTGCAATTTCAGGATCATTCCTTTTCTCAAACGTAGTAAAAGCAGACTGGTTAAATCTGGGGAAATTCAGAATCAACTATGCTGAAGTTGGAAATGATGCAGACGCATTACAATTAAACAATACTTATACAAGAGTATCCAACTTCCAAGGAACACCTCTTTACACAAATGCATTATTACTTCCATTCCGTAGTATCAACAAAAATCCAAACCTAAAACCTGAAAGAACAAAATCATTCGAAGTTGGTTTAGAAACAAGTTTATTGGACAGACGTTTAGGATTTGATGTTACTTACTACAAAACAAACTCCGTTGATCAAATTGTTGCAGCTGCTGTTTCTTCAGGATCTGGTTTCACAAACGGACTTGTAAATGGTGGAAACATCGAAAACAGAGGATTTGAGATTCAGTTAAACGGAACTCCAATCAGAACTAAAGATTTCACTTGGGAAATTATCGTAAACTGGTCTAACAACAGAAGTAAAGTAATCACTTTACCAAACGGACTAGACAATCTGCAATTAGGAGCTTTCCAAGGTGGTGTAACGGTTAATGCTGCACCGGAGAAGCTTACGGCGCACTTAAAGGAACTGACTTTGTTTACACAAACGGTCAGCCAACAATAG